In a genomic window of Chryseobacterium sp. G0162:
- a CDS encoding T9SS type A sorting domain-containing protein, translated as MWNESLNRIFNINLSIFGVPLTEAYALPTSVLAAKEIQAGSKLSAFPVPTNKILNVMNPGNGANKIEIFDVTGKLVTNKSFSASEGKISVAVENLPKGVYVYKIGNLSSKFTKN; from the coding sequence ATGTGGAATGAATCTCTAAATCGTATTTTCAATATAAATTTAAGTATCTTCGGCGTTCCATTAACGGAAGCGTATGCCTTACCCACTTCTGTTTTAGCTGCAAAAGAAATTCAGGCTGGAAGTAAATTATCTGCTTTCCCCGTTCCGACGAATAAAATATTGAATGTGATGAATCCCGGAAACGGAGCAAATAAAATTGAGATTTTTGATGTCACCGGAAAATTAGTTACTAACAAATCTTTTTCGGCTTCAGAAGGTAAGATTTCGGTTGCTGTAGAAAATCTTCCAAAGGGAGTGTATGTATATAAGATTGGGAATTTGAGTTCTAAGTTTACGAAGAATTAA
- a CDS encoding RtcB family protein has protein sequence MGNLKLKGKDILKLGYPNNQSVNVALEVMKRNFATKNIHYVKSLLKDILIHPENFEKDLTFGQIAETLLSSKKTEKRMLNAQRAAFEIFGNNISEEAKNQLYTALKLPVSVQGALMPDAHSGYGLPIGGVLAVENAVIPYGVGMDIGCRMSLSILDTPVSYLNGARDKYEKALAEHTKFGMYETHKSHIDHEIFDRDTFDLIPILRRLKGKAIKQMGSSGGGNHFVEFGEVEITEEDEQIGLPKGKYLGILSHSGSRGLGAEIAQYYSRVAVEQCPLPKEAQQFAWLDLSTHLGLEYWTAMNLAGDYASACHDDIHRRLVKAVGGRVKARIENHHNFAWKEIHNGKEVIVHRKGATPANENELGMIPGSMTAKGFIVRGKGNPDSLNSASHGAGRAHSRGECRSLFIQNDIKKELKLKDVTLMGGNTEEAPMAYKDIHEVMNAQSELVDILGTFQPRIVRMDR, from the coding sequence ATGGGAAATTTAAAACTAAAAGGAAAAGATATATTAAAACTGGGCTATCCAAACAATCAGAGCGTAAACGTAGCCCTGGAAGTGATGAAGAGAAATTTTGCAACCAAAAATATCCATTATGTGAAATCTCTTCTGAAGGATATTTTGATTCATCCGGAAAATTTTGAAAAAGATTTAACCTTCGGACAGATTGCAGAAACGCTGCTTTCATCTAAAAAAACAGAAAAACGAATGTTGAATGCACAGCGTGCAGCATTTGAGATTTTCGGGAACAATATTTCAGAAGAAGCAAAAAATCAGCTGTACACTGCATTGAAACTTCCGGTTTCTGTTCAGGGAGCACTGATGCCTGATGCTCACAGCGGTTATGGCCTTCCAATCGGCGGCGTTTTAGCGGTAGAAAATGCTGTAATCCCTTATGGAGTAGGTATGGATATTGGATGCAGAATGAGCCTTAGCATTTTAGATACACCAGTTTCATATCTGAACGGTGCAAGGGATAAATATGAAAAAGCTCTTGCTGAACATACAAAATTTGGAATGTATGAGACTCACAAATCTCATATAGATCACGAAATCTTCGACAGAGATACATTTGATCTGATTCCTATTTTAAGAAGATTAAAAGGAAAAGCCATCAAGCAAATGGGATCTTCAGGAGGCGGAAATCACTTTGTGGAATTCGGGGAAGTAGAAATCACTGAAGAAGATGAACAAATCGGTTTACCCAAAGGAAAATATCTGGGAATCCTTTCACACAGCGGATCAAGAGGATTAGGAGCAGAAATCGCCCAATATTACTCAAGAGTAGCAGTAGAACAGTGCCCGTTGCCTAAAGAAGCGCAGCAATTTGCCTGGTTGGATCTAAGCACGCACCTTGGTTTGGAATATTGGACGGCAATGAACCTTGCAGGAGACTACGCTTCAGCCTGCCATGATGATATTCATAGAAGATTGGTGAAAGCGGTAGGCGGAAGAGTAAAAGCCCGAATCGAAAACCATCACAACTTTGCATGGAAAGAAATTCATAACGGAAAAGAAGTGATTGTTCATAGAAAAGGAGCCACTCCAGCCAATGAAAATGAATTGGGAATGATTCCGGGATCTATGACTGCCAAAGGATTTATCGTTCGCGGAAAAGGAAATCCTGACTCTTTGAATTCAGCTTCACACGGAGCGGGTAGAGCTCATTCAAGAGGAGAATGCAGAAGCCTTTTCATCCAAAATGACATTAAAAAAGAGTTAAAACTTAAAGATGTTACCCTAATGGGTGGAAATACAGAAGAAGCACCAATGGCCTATAAAGATATTCATGAAGTAATGAATGCGCAAAGCGAATTGGTAGACATTCTGGGAACATTCCAGCCAAGAATTGTGAGAATGGATAGATAA
- a CDS encoding prolyl oligopeptidase family serine peptidase, with product MNFKPMLLTAGVLFSASFYSQTMNYPKALKGSQTDTYFGTAVSDPYRDLENDSDATKKWVDEEVAYSQNYLSKIPFRDKIKNQLKDIWNYEKISAPFKEGDYTYYSKNDGLQAQSVLYRTNNKTKATEVFLDPNKFSEKGTTSLSNLSFNKKGTLAAYSISEGGSDWNKIIIIDAVTKKQIDETLVDVKFSGISWQGDEGFYYSSYDKPKEGTVLSGMTDKHKVYFHKLGTKQSEDKLIFGGEKTPRRYLGASVSDDQRYVIISAANATNGNELFIKDLKKGGDFVQINKGFDINANIVDTQGDDLFISTDKDAPNMRLVKTTISNPAPETWKDVIPQTENVLGISTGGGYFFATYMIDAIDQVKQYDKTGKLVREITLPGKGNISGFGGKEKEKEIYYSFSNYITPGTTYKFNVDSGKSEVYQKPKVKFNPDDYVSEQVFYTSKDGTKVPMMINYKKGTKLDGKNPTILYSYGGFNISLQPSFSVVNAIWMENGGIYAVPNIRGGGEYGKKWHDAGTKMQKRNVFEDFIAAGEYLQSKGYTSKEYMALSGRSNGGLLVGATMTLRPDLARVAFPGVGVLDMLRYNKFTAGAGWAYDYGTAEDSKEMFEYLKSYSPVHNVKMKTCYPSTMIITSDHDDRVVPAHSFKFGAELQEKQACKNPILLRIEKNAGHGAGRSTDQVIGENADLISFALYEMGIKK from the coding sequence ATGAATTTTAAACCTATGTTATTAACTGCTGGAGTTCTGTTTTCAGCATCTTTTTATTCTCAAACAATGAATTATCCAAAAGCATTAAAGGGAAGTCAAACCGATACTTACTTTGGAACAGCAGTTTCTGATCCGTACAGAGATCTGGAAAACGATTCTGATGCTACCAAAAAATGGGTAGATGAAGAAGTAGCATATAGCCAGAATTACCTTTCAAAAATTCCATTCAGGGATAAAATTAAAAACCAACTGAAAGATATCTGGAATTATGAGAAAATTTCTGCACCTTTCAAAGAGGGAGACTACACTTACTATTCTAAAAATGATGGTCTGCAGGCGCAGTCAGTTTTATACAGAACAAATAATAAGACTAAGGCTACAGAAGTATTTTTAGATCCGAATAAATTCTCAGAAAAAGGAACCACTTCATTATCTAATCTTTCTTTCAACAAAAAAGGAACTCTTGCTGCTTATTCTATTTCAGAAGGCGGAAGTGACTGGAACAAGATTATTATCATTGATGCTGTTACCAAAAAACAGATCGATGAGACCTTAGTAGATGTTAAGTTCAGTGGGATTTCATGGCAGGGAGACGAAGGATTCTATTACTCGAGTTATGATAAACCGAAGGAAGGAACTGTACTTTCCGGAATGACCGATAAACATAAAGTGTATTTTCACAAGCTGGGAACAAAGCAGTCTGAAGATAAATTGATTTTCGGCGGAGAAAAAACGCCAAGAAGATATCTGGGAGCGAGCGTTTCAGACGATCAGAGATATGTAATCATTTCAGCAGCTAACGCAACCAATGGAAATGAATTGTTTATCAAAGATTTGAAAAAAGGCGGCGATTTTGTACAGATTAATAAAGGATTTGATATCAATGCAAATATTGTAGACACTCAGGGAGATGATCTTTTCATTTCTACAGATAAAGACGCTCCGAATATGCGCCTTGTCAAAACAACAATCAGTAACCCTGCTCCGGAAACATGGAAAGATGTCATTCCACAAACAGAAAACGTATTGGGAATTTCTACGGGGGGTGGATATTTCTTTGCAACATATATGATTGATGCCATAGATCAGGTAAAGCAATACGATAAAACTGGAAAACTAGTCAGAGAAATTACACTTCCTGGGAAAGGAAATATTTCAGGTTTTGGAGGAAAAGAAAAAGAGAAAGAAATTTATTATTCTTTCAGTAATTATATTACCCCTGGAACTACGTATAAATTCAATGTAGACTCAGGGAAATCTGAAGTATATCAAAAACCAAAGGTGAAATTCAATCCGGATGATTACGTTTCTGAACAGGTATTTTACACTTCCAAAGATGGAACAAAGGTACCTATGATGATTAATTATAAGAAAGGAACTAAACTTGATGGCAAAAACCCTACGATTCTATACTCTTACGGAGGTTTCAATATCAGTTTACAGCCATCTTTCTCAGTAGTGAATGCCATTTGGATGGAAAATGGAGGTATTTATGCTGTTCCAAACATCCGTGGAGGTGGTGAATATGGTAAAAAATGGCATGATGCAGGAACAAAAATGCAGAAAAGAAACGTTTTTGAAGACTTTATTGCGGCAGGAGAATATCTACAAAGTAAAGGCTACACTTCAAAAGAATATATGGCACTTTCCGGAAGATCAAACGGAGGTTTGTTGGTAGGAGCCACAATGACTTTACGTCCTGATTTGGCAAGAGTTGCGTTCCCGGGAGTTGGAGTGTTGGATATGCTAAGGTATAACAAATTTACAGCTGGTGCTGGATGGGCTTACGATTATGGAACGGCAGAAGACAGCAAAGAAATGTTTGAATATCTGAAATCATACTCACCGGTACACAATGTAAAAATGAAAACATGTTATCCATCTACAATGATTATTACCAGTGATCATGATGACAGGGTTGTTCCCGCTCACTCTTTCAAGTTTGGAGCAGAATTACAAGAAAAACAGGCTTGTAAGAACCCTATTTTATTGAGAATTGAGAAGAATGCAGGACATGGTGCCGGGAGATCGACAGATCAGGTAATCGGTGAAAATGCAGATTTGATATCATTTGCATTGTATGAAATGGGAATAAAGAAATAG
- a CDS encoding tetratricopeptide repeat protein, translating into MTLTKNKYYFEALDYFPYNMSECLDALNYALSYEPEDADSLCLMGRVYSEVLKDYETGKRYFEEAMQSNIGNVNTPKYYIECLLSNEDYEEAEKLIEYALKMKGIDKAEILNAKSLLLERKGEYKLAMEKLKEAKKFSFCRSSLEILEDREKLLQNKMPKTRMRKTKENVV; encoded by the coding sequence ATGACCTTAACTAAAAATAAATACTATTTTGAAGCCCTGGACTATTTCCCTTACAATATGTCCGAGTGTTTGGATGCTTTGAATTATGCTCTTTCCTATGAACCCGAAGATGCAGACAGCCTTTGTCTAATGGGAAGAGTATATTCAGAGGTCTTGAAAGATTATGAAACAGGAAAAAGATACTTTGAAGAAGCCATGCAGAGTAATATCGGAAATGTAAACACCCCTAAATATTATATTGAATGCCTTTTGAGTAATGAAGATTATGAGGAAGCAGAAAAGCTCATTGAATATGCTCTAAAGATGAAGGGAATAGACAAAGCAGAAATTTTGAACGCTAAATCTCTTTTACTGGAAAGAAAAGGAGAATATAAACTAGCTATGGAAAAGCTTAAAGAAGCAAAGAAATTTAGTTTTTGCAGAAGTTCACTTGAAATTTTAGAGGATAGAGAGAAGCTTCTTCAGAATAAAATGCCTAAAACGAGAATGAGGAAAACTAAGGAAAATGTTGTGTAA
- a CDS encoding M28 family peptidase, protein MEKEYKNVICSFGTENSKRIIIGAHYDVCGDQQGADDNASGVTALLELARMLQKQKLNYRVDLVAYTLEEPPYFRTENMGSYVHAKYLKDNNIDVYGMASVEMIGYFKDEQESQSFPIGILSWVYGDKGDFITLVKKFSGAGPFVGNFIDHFKDSHQIKTETFPAPKFVGGLDYSDHLNYWKFDFPALMITDTSFFRNKNYHQTTDTLETLDIGRMTKVIDAIFLSIIHLK, encoded by the coding sequence ATGGAAAAAGAATATAAAAATGTAATCTGCTCCTTTGGGACTGAAAATAGTAAAAGAATTATTATAGGAGCTCATTATGACGTTTGTGGAGATCAGCAGGGTGCAGATGATAATGCGAGCGGAGTTACGGCACTTTTGGAACTGGCAAGAATGCTTCAAAAACAGAAACTCAATTATAGAGTAGATCTGGTGGCCTATACCTTAGAAGAACCTCCATATTTCAGGACTGAAAATATGGGGAGCTATGTTCATGCAAAATATTTAAAAGACAACAATATAGACGTCTATGGAATGGCCAGTGTAGAAATGATTGGCTATTTCAAAGATGAACAAGAATCCCAGAGCTTTCCTATAGGAATTCTCTCCTGGGTTTATGGAGATAAAGGAGACTTTATTACTTTGGTTAAAAAATTTAGTGGAGCAGGACCGTTTGTTGGAAATTTTATAGATCACTTCAAAGATTCCCATCAGATAAAAACAGAAACATTCCCGGCCCCGAAGTTTGTAGGTGGTTTAGATTATTCGGATCACCTGAATTATTGGAAATTCGATTTCCCCGCCCTCATGATTACTGATACTTCCTTTTTTAGAAATAAAAATTATCACCAAACAACTGATACTCTGGAAACTCTGGATATAGGGCGAATGACAAAGGTTATTGATGCTATTTTTCTAAGTATTATTCACCTTAAGTGA
- a CDS encoding reprolysin-like metallopeptidase encodes MKKRILLVCALAAGLSSFNAQRWTPASQKTSEVRKEVEVQYSYRLDLQSLRNTLKDAVERGRGAQAVVVSLPTAEGKIERFAVYSDPIVEKSMADRYQLGSYVGVGVDDPGKYVRFSTAPTQMQSMIIKDGKFQFIEPISTDKQVYGVFYKTKRTEGEHGFECTTEEKNFKDIKALELNGKNSLSNVGITSRPSSTTFRTYRLALSTTGEYTKKFDPTGGITNTVIQMHATMDRVNGVFQKDFGVKLIMKDLPGIIFTDPASDPYTGNLNLQLQQTLTSQVGNDNYDIGHVFNAAGGNGNAGGIGVMCVNPASSTALAKGAAFTQNTNPMGDSFDIDYVAHEMGHQLGGNHTFSNKSEGSGANVEPGGGTTIMGYAGITSDNVAMASDAYFHYKSIDQILTSLEGKSGCGTSEAITNNTPPTIGELTAYTVPKGTAYYLDASATDAEGDALTYTWEQNDSVDDYASISGDSGWGYNPQGALTRSYFGTASGRRYFPSLPVVMSGNLTNKTVWETVSYIPRTLTYAVTVRDQNAMRPMVSSKEINTVVGNDGPFKFNGITTSSVLYRNANNVIQWEVANTNQAPYNSTNVKIEYTTDLVNGATWTELVASTPNNGSYTVQMPSTITTPIKLRVSAIGNVFYAVSPTITVADAPTSTTLAPTGVSTINTEVFKTTARVSWNSVPGATYSINYRKGATSNWSNVLSQTNNVVLTGLEDETNYEVQVAAVVNTVPGAFSNNYTFKTKGLTTGVDYCILNSGIPDFGMVYQVSLNNTAIHTDGTFRAYKDVSDNPAKTINLVKGTTYSLDARAVISSAYSQMSGRQLRINAWIDYNRNGVFEDTERIFGLGSNNAQVNAAIGGAVNFTVPATAYSGDKTLRMRVVGKYGNTDLSNPCVEIPSGAGGVMDLPVKITETLGTDEVRGTKASEVSIYPNPADTFVEVKNLKGKADYKIYSADGRLVQEGQIDGQRINVASLIKGMYVVTIKDDKNTYNTKLIKK; translated from the coding sequence ATGAAAAAAAGAATTTTACTAGTTTGTGCATTGGCAGCAGGACTGTCTAGCTTTAATGCACAGAGGTGGACGCCAGCCTCACAAAAAACGTCTGAAGTAAGAAAAGAAGTAGAAGTTCAATATTCTTACAGATTAGATTTACAGTCATTGAGAAATACTTTAAAAGATGCTGTAGAAAGAGGAAGAGGTGCCCAGGCAGTAGTTGTATCTTTACCTACAGCAGAGGGGAAAATTGAGAGATTTGCTGTATATAGTGATCCTATTGTGGAGAAATCTATGGCAGATAGATATCAGCTAGGTTCTTACGTAGGGGTTGGAGTAGATGATCCCGGAAAATATGTAAGATTCAGTACTGCTCCAACTCAGATGCAGTCTATGATTATTAAAGATGGAAAATTCCAGTTTATAGAGCCTATTAGTACTGATAAGCAAGTTTATGGAGTTTTTTATAAAACAAAAAGAACCGAAGGAGAGCACGGCTTTGAATGTACTACAGAGGAGAAGAACTTTAAAGATATAAAGGCTTTAGAGCTTAATGGAAAAAATAGCCTTTCTAATGTAGGAATAACAAGCAGACCTTCTAGTACAACTTTCAGAACCTATAGATTAGCTCTTTCAACAACAGGTGAATATACTAAAAAGTTTGACCCAACTGGTGGAATTACAAATACTGTTATCCAGATGCATGCAACTATGGATCGTGTAAATGGTGTTTTCCAGAAAGATTTTGGAGTTAAGCTTATTATGAAAGATTTACCAGGTATTATTTTCACAGATCCTGCTTCAGACCCTTATACGGGGAATTTAAATCTACAACTTCAGCAGACATTAACTTCCCAAGTTGGAAATGACAATTATGATATTGGGCATGTATTCAATGCAGCAGGGGGTAATGGCAATGCAGGAGGAATAGGGGTAATGTGTGTTAACCCGGCATCTTCTACTGCTTTAGCGAAAGGCGCTGCCTTTACCCAGAATACTAACCCTATGGGAGATTCTTTTGATATTGATTATGTTGCTCACGAAATGGGACACCAATTGGGAGGTAATCATACTTTCTCAAATAAATCAGAAGGATCCGGAGCTAATGTAGAGCCTGGAGGAGGAACTACCATTATGGGATATGCAGGAATTACTAGTGATAACGTTGCAATGGCTTCAGATGCTTATTTTCATTATAAATCAATAGATCAGATTTTGACAAGTCTGGAAGGAAAATCAGGCTGTGGAACTTCAGAAGCAATTACTAACAATACTCCACCTACAATAGGTGAGCTTACTGCCTATACAGTACCTAAAGGAACAGCTTACTATCTTGATGCATCAGCAACAGATGCTGAAGGAGATGCATTGACCTATACATGGGAACAGAATGACAGTGTAGATGATTATGCTTCTATCTCTGGAGATAGTGGATGGGGATATAATCCACAGGGTGCATTGACAAGGTCTTATTTTGGTACTGCAAGTGGAAGAAGATATTTCCCTAGTTTACCAGTTGTAATGTCTGGTAATCTTACGAATAAAACAGTATGGGAGACAGTGTCTTATATTCCAAGAACATTAACATATGCTGTTACTGTAAGAGATCAAAATGCAATGAGACCAATGGTTTCTTCTAAGGAAATTAATACAGTAGTTGGAAATGATGGACCATTCAAATTTAATGGTATTACTACATCTTCAGTATTATATAGAAATGCTAATAACGTTATTCAATGGGAAGTTGCCAATACCAACCAGGCTCCTTATAACTCAACGAATGTAAAAATTGAGTATACAACAGATCTTGTGAATGGAGCAACTTGGACGGAACTTGTTGCCTCTACTCCAAACAACGGAAGCTATACTGTGCAGATGCCAAGTACAATTACAACTCCAATTAAGTTAAGAGTATCAGCTATTGGAAATGTATTCTATGCAGTATCTCCTACTATTACTGTTGCCGATGCTCCTACTTCTACAACTTTAGCCCCAACAGGAGTTTCAACAATAAATACAGAAGTGTTTAAAACAACAGCGAGAGTATCTTGGAATAGTGTTCCGGGTGCTACTTACTCAATCAATTATAGAAAAGGTGCTACTTCAAACTGGTCAAACGTGTTAAGTCAGACAAACAATGTTGTATTGACAGGTTTAGAGGATGAAACAAATTATGAAGTACAGGTTGCTGCTGTTGTAAACACCGTTCCTGGTGCATTCTCTAATAATTATACATTTAAAACTAAGGGACTTACAACAGGGGTTGATTATTGTATACTAAATTCAGGAATTCCTGATTTTGGAATGGTATATCAGGTGTCATTGAATAACACAGCAATTCATACTGATGGTACATTCAGAGCTTATAAAGATGTGAGTGATAACCCTGCTAAGACAATTAACCTAGTGAAAGGAACTACTTATAGTTTAGATGCTAGAGCAGTAATCTCCAGTGCTTATTCTCAAATGTCAGGAAGACAATTAAGAATTAATGCTTGGATAGATTATAACAGAAATGGAGTGTTTGAAGATACAGAAAGAATTTTTGGATTAGGATCAAATAATGCTCAAGTAAATGCAGCTATTGGAGGAGCTGTAAACTTTACAGTACCAGCCACGGCTTATTCAGGTGATAAAACATTAAGAATGAGAGTTGTTGGAAAGTATGGTAATACAGACTTATCGAACCCATGTGTTGAAATCCCTTCAGGTGCAGGAGGTGTAATGGATCTTCCGGTTAAGATCACAGAAACATTAGGAACAGATGAAGTAAGAGGTACAAAAGCATCAGAAGTATCCATCTATCCTAACCCTGCAGATACTTTCGTAGAAGTGAAAAACCTAAAAGGTAAGGCAGATTACAAAATCTACTCTGCTGACGGAAGATTAGTTCAGGAAGGTCAGATTGACGGACAGAGAATTAATGTTGCTTCATTAATCAAAGGGATGTATGTTGTTACGATCAAAGATGATAAAAACACTTACAATACTAAGCTTATTAAAAAATAA
- the prfH gene encoding peptide chain release factor H: protein MEKLIQITSGRGPLECQWVVSKVLKSFLEEAKENNIDYEIIHRENGDVNMTIKSATVLLKGKHVKEFLKTWLGSICWEGKSTFRKLHKRSKWFIGIFELENLEPVNFNEKDIRFQTARSQGSGGQNVNKVNTAVRATHIPTNESVFVQDTRSQLNNKKLSIIRLKEKVMGVYVQQLEHRMKETWNLHLQVERGNPVRTFSGTDFKNTYEDKSYKKQRNILKQKLKNYSNDLN from the coding sequence ATGGAAAAATTAATACAGATCACTTCCGGAAGAGGACCTTTAGAATGCCAGTGGGTTGTTTCTAAAGTATTAAAAAGCTTTTTGGAAGAAGCAAAAGAAAACAATATAGATTACGAAATCATTCATCGCGAAAACGGAGATGTAAATATGACCATAAAATCTGCAACCGTTCTTCTAAAAGGGAAGCACGTTAAAGAATTTTTAAAAACATGGCTTGGAAGCATCTGTTGGGAAGGCAAAAGTACATTCAGAAAGCTGCATAAAAGAAGTAAATGGTTCATCGGTATATTCGAATTGGAAAATTTGGAACCGGTTAATTTCAATGAAAAAGATATCAGATTTCAGACAGCCAGAAGCCAGGGAAGTGGTGGACAAAATGTTAATAAAGTAAATACTGCCGTTCGTGCTACTCATATTCCCACCAATGAATCGGTATTTGTACAGGATACACGATCACAGTTGAATAATAAAAAACTTTCTATTATCAGATTAAAAGAAAAGGTAATGGGAGTTTATGTTCAACAGCTGGAACATAGAATGAAAGAAACCTGGAACCTTCATCTTCAGGTAGAACGAGGCAATCCGGTCCGTACATTTTCAGGAACAGATTTTAAAAATACATATGAGGATAAGTCCTATAAAAAACAAAGGAATATTCTTAAACAGAAATTAAAAAACTACAGCAATGACCTTAACTAA
- the scpA gene encoding methylmalonyl-CoA mutase — protein MRREVQNKTPQFNITEKITEIYPFEKDGLQLKSSYQKEDIKNESLTQTSPGIEPYLRGPYSTMYVQKPWTIRQYAGFSTAEESNAFYRRNLAAGQKGLSVAFDLATHRGYDSDHSRVVGDVGKAGVAIDSVEDMKILFNEIPLDEISVSMTMNGAVLPILSFYIVAAEEQGVKQELLSGTIQNDILKEFMVRNTYIYPPAPSMKIIADIFEYTSQNIPKFNSISISGYHMQEAGATPVLEMAYTLADGLEYVRTGIKAGMNVDDFAPRLSFFWAIGMNHFMEIAKMRAARYIWANLLKQFNPQNPKSLALRTHSQTSGWSLTEQEPFNNITRTAIEALSSALGGTQSLHTNALDEAIALPTDYSAKIARNTQIILQQESRICDVVDPMGGSNLVESLTQQMIEEAMRFIDEVEQEGGMTKAIEAGIPKMRIEEAAAKKQAKIDSGEEFIIGVNSFRSSLKQDAIEILDIDNTEVRRKQIERLNSIKAERSSEAVTQILNEIRESAKTGKGNLLALCIEAARRRVTLGEMSDAMEETFGRYKANIKTISGVYAMNAGKNEYFEKALNLTQKFEEEEGRRPRIMVAKMGQDGHDRGAKVVATAFADMGFDVDVAPLFQTPEEVAKQAVENDIHILGVSSLAAGHKTLVPQVVGELKKLGADDITIVVGGVIPQQDYEFLYANGADFIFGPGTNLPKCAVEILERFLEN, from the coding sequence ATGAGAAGAGAAGTTCAAAATAAAACTCCTCAATTTAATATAACTGAAAAAATAACTGAAATCTATCCTTTTGAAAAAGATGGATTACAGTTGAAATCTTCCTATCAAAAAGAAGATATTAAAAATGAATCATTAACGCAGACTTCTCCAGGAATTGAACCTTATCTGAGAGGTCCGTACTCCACCATGTATGTTCAAAAACCATGGACGATCCGCCAGTATGCCGGTTTCTCCACCGCTGAAGAATCCAATGCCTTTTACAGAAGAAACCTTGCTGCAGGACAAAAAGGACTTTCCGTAGCATTTGATTTGGCTACGCATAGAGGTTATGATTCAGATCATTCAAGAGTTGTCGGAGATGTTGGGAAAGCAGGAGTTGCGATCGATTCAGTAGAAGATATGAAAATCTTGTTTAATGAAATTCCGTTAGACGAAATCTCCGTTTCCATGACGATGAACGGGGCAGTACTGCCAATTCTATCTTTCTATATCGTAGCAGCAGAAGAGCAGGGTGTAAAGCAGGAATTGCTTTCAGGAACAATTCAAAATGATATTCTGAAAGAATTTATGGTAAGAAATACCTATATCTACCCACCCGCACCATCCATGAAGATTATTGCAGATATTTTTGAATATACTTCTCAAAATATTCCGAAATTCAACTCAATTTCCATTTCAGGATATCACATGCAGGAAGCAGGAGCCACTCCGGTACTGGAAATGGCTTACACCCTGGCAGATGGCCTCGAGTATGTAAGAACAGGAATCAAGGCAGGGATGAACGTAGATGATTTTGCACCTCGATTATCATTTTTCTGGGCCATTGGGATGAACCACTTCATGGAAATTGCTAAAATGCGTGCCGCAAGATATATCTGGGCTAATCTTTTAAAGCAATTTAACCCTCAGAATCCTAAATCCTTAGCCTTAAGAACCCACTCCCAAACTTCCGGATGGTCATTAACAGAGCAGGAACCTTTCAATAATATTACAAGAACTGCTATTGAAGCACTATCTTCTGCATTAGGTGGAACACAATCGTTACACACCAACGCATTGGATGAAGCAATTGCCCTTCCTACGGATTATTCTGCAAAAATTGCAAGAAATACACAAATCATTCTTCAGCAGGAAAGCAGAATATGTGATGTAGTAGATCCGATGGGAGGAAGTAATCTTGTAGAAAGCCTTACTCAGCAGATGATTGAAGAAGCGATGAGGTTTATTGACGAGGTAGAACAGGAAGGAGGAATGACCAAAGCGATTGAAGCAGGAATTCCAAAAATGAGAATTGAAGAAGCCGCTGCTAAAAAGCAGGCCAAGATCGATAGTGGTGAAGAATTCATCATTGGAGTAAACTCATTCAGGTCCTCATTAAAACAAGATGCAATTGAGATTCTTGATATTGATAACACTGAAGTTCGTAGAAAACAAATTGAACGACTAAATAGCATTAAAGCAGAAAGAAGTTCTGAAGCAGTAACGCAAATCCTGAATGAAATCCGTGAAAGTGCAAAAACAGGAAAAGGTAATCTACTGGCACTTTGTATTGAAGCCGCAAGAAGAAGGGTTACCCTGGGTGAAATGAGTGATGCGATGGAGGAAACTTTTGGAAGATATAAAGCAAACATTAAAACGATATCTGGAGTATACGCTATGAATGCTGGTAAAAACGAATATTTTGAAAAAGCCCTTAATCTGACTCAGAAGTTTGAAGAAGAAGAAGGACGTCGTCCAAGAATTATGGTAGCTAAAATGGGGCAGGACGGTCATGACAGAGGAGCAAAAGTAGTAGCAACAGCATTTGCTGATATGGGATTTGACGTTGATGTAGCTCCATTATTCCAAACTCCGGAAGAAGTGGCAAAGCAAGCTGTAGAAAATGATATTCACATTCTGGGAGTATCTTCATTAGCTGCTGGGCACAAAACATTAGTTCCTCAGGTTGTAGGAGAATTGAAAAAGCTGGGTGCAGATGATATTACCATCGTAGTAGGTGGAGTTATTCCGCAACAAGATTATGAATTCCTGTACGCCAATGGAGCCGATTTTATTTTCGGTCCTGGGACCAATCTTCCAAAATGTGCTGTGGAAATTTTAGAGAGATTTTTAGAAAACTAA